Proteins encoded by one window of Salvia splendens isolate huo1 chromosome 5, SspV2, whole genome shotgun sequence:
- the LOC121805843 gene encoding NAC domain-containing protein 35-like encodes MAIGAAMNNQEDSRNKQDEHENDVVMPGFRFHPTEEELVEFYLRRKVEGKRFNVELITFLDLYRYDPWELPALAAIGEKEWYFYVPRDRKYRNGDRPNRVTTSGYWKATGADRMIRTENLRSIGLKKTLVFYSGKAPKGIRTSWIMNEYRLPHHDTERLQKAEISLCRVYKRAGMEDHPSLPRSLPTKAAAASSSGSRKQQPETSRYIFQANADGKLGETSPTSSTDIGTSLALSHYTINPLAPIAVDGRSKQPCPTEIFAAASNSNAIDDLHKLVHNYSSSIGHYNPANAPNLAADFTALQPQAAAHSVVPGSLPAAAAYSDRLWEWGAILESESEAGKDLSNLFK; translated from the exons ATGGCCATTGGCGCAGCCATGAACAATCAAGAAGACAGCAGAAACAAGCAAGATGAGCACGAAAACGACGTCGTGATGCCGGGTTTCCGCTTCCACCCGACCGAGGAAGAGCTCGTGGAGTTCTACCTCCGCCGTAAGGTGGAGGGCAAGCGCTTCAACGTCGAACTCATCACTTTTCTTGACCTCTACCGCTACGACCCTTGGGAACTTCCCG CGCTGGCGGCTATAGGGGAGAAAGAGTGGTACTTCTATGTGCCGAGGGATAGGAAGTATAGGAACGGAGACCGGCCCAATCGCGTGACGACATCTGGCTACTGGAAGGCCACCGGCGCAGATCGCATGATCCGAACCGAGAATCTCCGATCTATCGGTCTCAAGAAAACCCTCGTTTTCTACTCCGGGAAAGCCCCAAAAGGCATCCGTACAAGTTGGATCATGAACGAATACCGCCTTCCACATCACGACACCGAGCGTCTACAGAAG GCGGAAATTTCGCTTTGCCGCGTGTACAAAAGGGCGGGAATGGAAGACCACCCATCCCTGCCGCGATCCCTGCCTAcgaaggcggcggcggcgtcgTCGTCAGGATCGCGAAAGCAGCAGCCGGAGACGTCGAGGTACATCTTCCAAGCAAACGCCGATGGAAAATTGGGCGAAACGAGCCCTACGAGCAGCACGGACATCGGCACCTCTCTCGCTCTCTCGCACTACACAATCAATCCGTTGGCTCCGATCGCCGTCGATGGCCGATCGAAGCAGCCTTGCCCGACGGAGATCTTCGCCGCGGCCTCCAACTCCAACGCGATTGACGATCTCCACAAACTCGTTCATAATTACTCATCGTCGATTGGCCACTACAATCCGGCTAATGCGCCGAATCTGGCGGCGGATTTCACGGCTTTGCAGCCGCAGGCGGCGGCGCATAGCGTGGTCCCGGGCTCGCTCCCGGCGGCGGCAGCGTATTCGGATCGATTGTGGGAGTGGGGTGCGATATTGGAATCGGAATCGGAGGCGGGGAAGGACTTGAGCAATCTATTCAAGTAA